The Pecten maximus chromosome 14, xPecMax1.1, whole genome shotgun sequence genome includes a region encoding these proteins:
- the LOC117342956 gene encoding uncharacterized protein LOC117342956, which translates to MMTLTAVVLPFLLCISILSQGYLTEASGIADELQKIQGGFSGRAGIAQPIDDKIARSRRAADELQKNRGEFSGRAGIAQPIDDKIARSRRAADDLQKIRGGFSGIAG; encoded by the coding sequence ATGATGACATTGACTGCTGTAGTTTTACCTTTCCTCTTGTGCATATCGATATTGTCACAGGGGTATTTGACAGAGGCTTCAGGAATTGCAGATGAACTGCAGAAGATTCAGGGCGGATTTTCAGGGAGAGCTGGGATAGCACAGCCTATCGATGACAAAATTGCAAGGAGCAGACGGGCTGCAGATGAACTGCAGAAGAATAGGGGCGAATTTTCAGGGAGAGCTGGGATAGCACAGCCTATCGATGACAAAATTGCAAGGAGCAGACGGGCTGCAGATGATCTGCAGAAGATTAGGGGCGGATTTTCAGGGATAGCAGGGTAA